The genomic region AGGCCGAGGCTCATGAGCACCAGGCCCGGGATGAAGAACAGCCAGCGGGGGCTGTACAGCATGAGGAAGCGCAGGTGACGCCAGCCGTCCCGCCAGGAGCGCAGGTGCGGCGGGCGGGAGCGGCCGTCGGGCGACAGGGTGGTCGGCACCTCGCGGACGTCGAGCCCCTGCAGCGTGGCCTTCACGACCATCTCGGAGGCGAACTCCATGCCGCCGGTCTGCAGTCCCAGCCGCAGGATCGACTCGCGGCGGAAGCCCCGCAGGCCGCAGTGGAAGTCGCCGATCTCGCTGGGGAAGAACAGCCGGCCGATGAACGACAGGACCGGGTTGCCCAGGTAGCGGTGCAGCGGAGGCATGGCCCCCGGAGCGATGCCGCCGCGGAACCGGTTGCCCATGACCAGCTCGGCGCCGTCCCGGAGCTGCTCGACGAAGGGCATCAGGCTCGTGAAGTCATAGGAGTCGTCGGCGTCGCCCATGATGACGTACTTGCCGCGCGCGGCGCGGATTCCGCCGATCAGGGCGTTGCCGTAGCCCTTCTCGTCAATGTGGACAACCCGGGCGCCCGCGTCGCGGGCCAGCTGTTGCGAGCCGTCGGTGCTGCCGTTGTCGGCGATGACCACCTCGCCGTCGATTCCGTTCTCACGCATGCAGGTGAGGGCCTTGCGAACACAGATCTCCACGGTCTCGGCCTCATTGAGGCATGGCATGACAACGGTAAGTTCCACGTCGCAACTCCTCGCATATGACGGCAGGACACCAATGATGCCCGCTTCCCAGTAGCGTCCGAGTCAAGTCCGCGAAACGGCTGGCATTCTGTAACCGTGACTCCACCCACCGCTGG from Microbispora sp. ZYX-F-249 harbors:
- a CDS encoding glycosyltransferase family 2 protein, which translates into the protein MELTVVMPCLNEAETVEICVRKALTCMRENGIDGEVVIADNGSTDGSQQLARDAGARVVHIDEKGYGNALIGGIRAARGKYVIMGDADDSYDFTSLMPFVEQLRDGAELVMGNRFRGGIAPGAMPPLHRYLGNPVLSFIGRLFFPSEIGDFHCGLRGFRRESILRLGLQTGGMEFASEMVVKATLQGLDVREVPTTLSPDGRSRPPHLRSWRDGWRHLRFLMLYSPRWLFFIPGLVLMSLGLVAGAALTFGPVYIGKLAFDVDTLVGASAMVIIGFQAVLFALFTKVYAAEEGFLPEDRRIRRLVDVVTLEKGLLAGGALAVAGLVGLVASLAHWGGRGFGELIPAESLRLVVPSATAFVMSFQTIFASLFISILGIRRTRENPVDIAASAAEEAAEAVSREPETAGRESVA